One genomic window of Vespula pensylvanica isolate Volc-1 chromosome 12, ASM1446617v1, whole genome shotgun sequence includes the following:
- the LOC122633584 gene encoding uncharacterized protein LOC122633584, whose translation MCLARGSKVKNITHGVSRHIRSIGFPEGSGMGIFFALGVPIDIPDKSILFSFYFEANYGLPGNWNSSYYTEVEHFKRRSLDRRLAYDIITKKLENNGYSGKNCLLKTICEIAKYSLKGNGLLGDIVRILFAPSSSQEENLPDEIIKAEFEENCNRRYDCEKSLLDIVSSVVYNDVG comes from the exons ATGTGCTTAGCACGTGGGTCAAAGGTGAAGAATATCACCCATGGCGTATCGAGGCACATTCGATCCATCGGATTTCCCGAGGGTAGCGGCATGGGG ATATTCTTTGCTCTCGGCGTACCGATTGACATCCCCGACAAGTccatattattctctttttacttcgaGGCAAATTATGGTCTACCAGGCAATTGGAATTCGAGCTATTATACCGAAGTAGAACACTTTAAAAGACGAAGTCTCGATAGAAGATTAGCCTACGACATTATCacaaagaaattagaaaa TAATGGCTATTCGGGAAAAAATTGTCTACTGAAAACAATTTGTGAGATTGCTAAATACTCGTTGAAAGGAAACGGACTTCTCGGAGATATCGTCCGAATTTTATTTGC ACCTTCCAGTTCGCAAGAGGAAAATCTTCCGGACGAGATAATTAAAGCAGAATTCGAGGAAAATTGTAATCGACGTTATGACTGTGAGAAAAGTCTGTTGGATATTGTAAGCTCTGTGGTATACAATGACGTGGGATAA